In the genome of Streptomyces sp. SAI-127, the window CCTGAAACAGCCGTGTCACACTCATCCCATGCGCGTGTATCTCGGCTCCGACCATGCGGGCTTCGAACTCAAGAACCACCTCGTCGACTGGCTCAAGGCGGCCGGCCACGATCCGGTCGACTGCGGCCCCCACATCTACGACGCCCAGGACGACTACCCGCCGTTCTGCCTCCGCGCCGCCGAGCGCACGGCCGGCGACCCCGATGCCCTCGGCATCGTGATCGGCGGCTCCGGCAACGGCGAGCAGATCGCGGCGAACAAGGTCAAGGGCGTCCGGGCTGCCCTCGCCTGGAGCGAGGAGACCGCGTCGCTGGGCCGGCAGCACAACAACGCCAACGTCGTCGCGGTGGGTGCTCGCATGCACACCACGGAGGAGGCGACGAAGTTCGTCGAGACCTTCCTCGCGACGCCGTTCTCGGGCGACGAGCGCCACCAGCGCCGCATCGACATGCTGGCCGGTTACGAGACGACGGGCGACCTGCCGGCCATCCCGGCACACCACCCCCAGCAGTAGCCTCCGGCGGTGGGGCGGCGGGGGTGTGGTCGAGTGCGGGTGCGTGGGGGCTGGTCGCGCCCCGCGGCGGAGCCGCCTATCGATACAGCCCCGCGCCCCTGGGCAGCCGCCCTGGACGTCATCTTTCAGCCCGTCCGGCGTTTGAGGACGAGGCCCTTCGGGCCGATGGGGGTCGAAGGGGGCAGCGCCCCCTGGGGATGGGACGGGTAGGGGCGGCGGGGGCGAGAAAGACCCCGGCGCTCACTCCCGACACACGACAGAGGAGCCACCGTGCCTGAGGGGCACACCATCCACCGCCTGGCACAGGACCACGCCGAGGCCTTCATCGGCACGAAACCCCGCGTCACCAGCCCCCAGGGCAAGTTCTCGGACGCCGCCGCCCTCCTCACCGGCTCCGAACTCACCCACACCGAGGCCCACGGCAAACACCTCTTCCTCGGCTTCCGCGACACCGACTGGGTCCACATCCACCTCGGCCTCTTCGGCAAGGTCACCTTCGGCGCGACCCCCGCACCCCCACCCACCGACACGGTCCGCCTCCGCCTCGCGAACACCACGGCGTACGTCGACCTCCGCGGCCCCACGACCTGCGCCCTGATCACCCCCACCGAGAAGCAGTCGATACATGACCGCCTCGGCCCGGACCCCCTCCGCGAGGACGCCGACCCGAAGACCGCGTACCAGCGGATCTCCCGCAGCCGTACGACGATCGCCGCCCTCCTGATGGACCAGAAGGTCATCGCGGGCGTGGGCAACGTCTACCGGGCGGAGGTCCTCTTCCGGCACCGCGTCGACCCGTACCGTGCGGGCAAGGACATCACCCCCGCCGAGTGGGACGCGATCTGGACCGACCTCGTCGAGCTCATGCGGGAGGGCGTGCGGAACAACCGCATCGACACCGTCCGCCCGGAGCACACCCCGGAGGCGATGGGCCGCCCGCCCCGCGTCGACGACCACGGCGGCGAGGTCTACGTGTACCGCAGGGCCAACCTGCCCTGCCACATCTGTGGCGGCGAGATCCGCACCGCCGATCTCGCCGCCCGCAACCTCTTCTGGTGCCCGGCCTGCCAGAAACCTTGAGCGGGGCCTAGAACCCGTGCGGCAGCCAGGGCGCCACCGCCGACCCGAACCCCACCGCCGCCTCGGCCAATGCCCCCTGCTGTATCTCCCGCACCAGCCCGGCCCCCGCCAGCGAGGCGAGGCTCACGCCGCCGAGATAGGCCGCTCCCAACTCCCGTACGGACAGGGCGAGATCGGCCGAGTCCGTCGTACGCTCGCACGACGCGCCCTTCGCGTCGCCGCTGAGCCGCCAACGCCCGGAGTTCCAGGGGCAGAAGGAGTCCTCGACCTCCAACACCACGTCCACCGGCGTCTGATACGTCCGCGCCTCCAGCGCGGCCCCGACGTCCACAAGGCGCACGTGCAGCGCGTCCCGCACCAGCAGCGAACAGCGCCGGACGTCGGAGACGAGGTACTGCCAGGCCTCGTCGACCGGCCGCCGCCGCACGTCGATCCGCGAGGTGAGGTCGAGGTCGAACAGGAACCGCCACAGCGCGCCGTGCGTGGCCGGATCCAGCGCCTCCAGGTCGGAGACCACCACCGTGCCCCTGGGCCCGGCCGGCTCCCAGTCCGCCTTCACCCGGTACCGCACGAACCCCACGACCTCCCCGTCCCGCTCCGCGACCACGCACTGCAGCGGTGAGGCGCCGTCCCGGTCGCTCTCCGGGTCGAGCAGCCACAGCCGCTCCCAGCCGGGGACCCGGGCGATCATCCCGGGCCGCCGCGGCACGAGCCGGGCGTACACCGCCTCGCACGCGTCGAGGACGTCGGCGGGTGCCGCGTACCGCAGCCGTACGTCGTCGGTGCCAGGCGGCACGGACAGCCGCACCCGGGTCGTGTCGATGTCGGCGTTGACGTGATAGGTGGCGGCGCCGTACCCGAACCGGCCGTAGATCACCGGCTCGGAGGCCGTGAGCACGGCCAGCGGCTCGCCCCAGGACCGTACGTCGTCCAGCTGGCGCCGCATCATCGAGGTCAGCACCCCGCGCCGCCGGTGCGTGCCGGCCACGCCGACCATGGTGACGCCGGCGGCGGGCACCAAGGCGCCGCCCGGCACGGTCATCCGGAAGGCGAACGCCCCCGCCGTGCCCACACACCGCTCGCCGTCCCAGGCGCCGATGGACCGGTCGTCCACGCTGAGCTCACGCCACAGCTCCCGCTCCTCGGCCGACTCCGGGACCCCGCCGAAGGCGCGGATCAGGTTGCCGTACCACTCGTCCCATTCGTCCCGCCGAAGTACCCGCAAGTCAGTACCCATGAACCATGCCTACCAGGGCATTGCGGGACGAGCGAGGGAATTTCCGCGGGACCCGTCGCCGGCCGGGGCGTGCACGACCCCCTGGAGTCTGTGAAGTTGAACCTCGCACGGGGGACAAGTCGTACCTCCTGTGCCAAGCAGGGGGTTCGACGGATAAGGTCCCGAACTAATGGCAGCAGGACGAGAGCGGCGCGCGGAAGCCGAGACGTTCACGGCCCGGTTGAGGATGCAGTGGCACCGGGTCCGCGTCGGCCTGCGCAGAAGTGCCGTGGACTACTTCCGCGGCGACGGCTCGGACTGGGTCGCGCTGGCCGGTCTGCTCCTGACCGTCCCGGTGATCGCGGCCATTACTTTGATGAACTCCGTGTGGTGCTCACCGGCCGCACTGGTCCTGCCGATCGTCGCCGGCGGACTGCTGCTGCGCCCGGCGAGCCTGCTCGGCCTGTACGCGGCGGCGGCGACGGCCCTGATCGTGGAGTCGGTGCGGCTGGGGCCGTACACCGAGGGACCGTCCCGGGTCACCCCCGGCGTGGTCCTGGTCGTGGCCGCCTGCGGCTTCTTCGGCCTGCTGATCGCCCAGTTCCGCAGCCGGGTCGGTGTGCCCTGGCGGCGCGGCGGCACCATGCTGTTCGACCTGCGGGAACGCATCCGGGTGCAGAGCAAGCTGCCGCAGCTTCCGCAGGGCTGGCACCGGGAGATGGCGCTGCGTCCCGCGGGCGGGCAGTCGTTCTCCGGTGACTTCGTTGTCGCGGCCCGTACCAACGGCGGCAGGACGATGGAGGTCGTCCTGACGGACGTGTCCGGGAAGGGCATGGACGCGGGATCGCGTGCGCTGCTGCTGTCGGGGGCGTTCGGCGGCCTGCTGGGTTCGCTGCCCCCGCACGCCTTCCTGCCCGCCGCGAACGGCTATCTGCTCCGCCAGGACTGGGACGAGGGTTTCGCGACCTCGATCCACCTGGTCCTGGACCTCGACTCCGGCGACTACGAGCTCTACTCGGCCGGCCATCCGCCGGGGCTGCAGCTCAGCGCGGGCAGCGGCCGGTGGGAGGAGAAGGCCGCGGAGGGCCCGCTCCTCGGGGTCTACGACGGCGCCCAGTTCGACCCGGTGAAGGGCTCGCTCCGGCCCGGTGACGTGTTGATGCTCTTCACCGACGGTCTGGTCGAGACGTCCGA includes:
- a CDS encoding ribose-5-phosphate isomerase, with amino-acid sequence MRVYLGSDHAGFELKNHLVDWLKAAGHDPVDCGPHIYDAQDDYPPFCLRAAERTAGDPDALGIVIGGSGNGEQIAANKVKGVRAALAWSEETASLGRQHNNANVVAVGARMHTTEEATKFVETFLATPFSGDERHQRRIDMLAGYETTGDLPAIPAHHPQQ
- a CDS encoding DNA-formamidopyrimidine glycosylase family protein, whose amino-acid sequence is MPEGHTIHRLAQDHAEAFIGTKPRVTSPQGKFSDAAALLTGSELTHTEAHGKHLFLGFRDTDWVHIHLGLFGKVTFGATPAPPPTDTVRLRLANTTAYVDLRGPTTCALITPTEKQSIHDRLGPDPLREDADPKTAYQRISRSRTTIAALLMDQKVIAGVGNVYRAEVLFRHRVDPYRAGKDITPAEWDAIWTDLVELMREGVRNNRIDTVRPEHTPEAMGRPPRVDDHGGEVYVYRRANLPCHICGGEIRTADLAARNLFWCPACQKP
- a CDS encoding GNAT family N-acetyltransferase; this encodes MGTDLRVLRRDEWDEWYGNLIRAFGGVPESAEERELWRELSVDDRSIGAWDGERCVGTAGAFAFRMTVPGGALVPAAGVTMVGVAGTHRRRGVLTSMMRRQLDDVRSWGEPLAVLTASEPVIYGRFGYGAATYHVNADIDTTRVRLSVPPGTDDVRLRYAAPADVLDACEAVYARLVPRRPGMIARVPGWERLWLLDPESDRDGASPLQCVVAERDGEVVGFVRYRVKADWEPAGPRGTVVVSDLEALDPATHGALWRFLFDLDLTSRIDVRRRPVDEAWQYLVSDVRRCSLLVRDALHVRLVDVGAALEARTYQTPVDVVLEVEDSFCPWNSGRWRLSGDAKGASCERTTDSADLALSVRELGAAYLGGVSLASLAGAGLVREIQQGALAEAAVGFGSAVAPWLPHGF
- a CDS encoding PP2C family protein-serine/threonine phosphatase: MAAGRERRAEAETFTARLRMQWHRVRVGLRRSAVDYFRGDGSDWVALAGLLLTVPVIAAITLMNSVWCSPAALVLPIVAGGLLLRPASLLGLYAAAATALIVESVRLGPYTEGPSRVTPGVVLVVAACGFFGLLIAQFRSRVGVPWRRGGTMLFDLRERIRVQSKLPQLPQGWHREMALRPAGGQSFSGDFVVAARTNGGRTMEVVLTDVSGKGMDAGSRALLLSGAFGGLLGSLPPHAFLPAANGYLLRQDWDEGFATSIHLVLDLDSGDYELYSAGHPPGLQLSAGSGRWEEKAAEGPLLGVYDGAQFDPVKGSLRPGDVLMLFTDGLVETSDRDIVEGIDRLTGEADRYVAGGFHGAAWHLIEAVAKDVNDDRALLLICREGPTAQAAPR